Proteins from a single region of Dyadobacter fanqingshengii:
- a CDS encoding ferritin-like domain-containing protein has translation MKKTLTQPSERSDSEMLVRVDRRYFLRSAGVAAATGAFILGACTEQDLVSDDTVDLGEGDFGILNYAYALEQLEAAFYIQVMTTPYLNMTDMEKWILTDIRDHEIVHREFFKTALGSKAIKGLTPNFSSIDFADRKSVLGAAKLFEDTGVAAYNGAGKLIKDVNYLLVAGKIVSVEARHASAIADLINPNALEFAGGQINNMGLENAFSPSVILSGVQPFVMDKISGKNLPR, from the coding sequence ATGAAAAAAACATTAACTCAACCTTCTGAACGTTCGGACAGCGAAATGCTTGTCAGAGTGGACAGACGTTATTTCCTAAGATCTGCCGGTGTTGCAGCTGCGACGGGAGCGTTTATTCTTGGTGCCTGCACAGAGCAGGATTTGGTTTCAGATGACACAGTTGACCTTGGAGAAGGCGATTTCGGAATTCTGAACTACGCTTATGCTTTGGAACAACTCGAAGCAGCGTTCTACATTCAAGTAATGACGACTCCTTATCTGAACATGACAGATATGGAAAAGTGGATCCTTACCGATATTCGTGATCACGAAATCGTCCACAGAGAATTTTTCAAAACGGCATTGGGAAGCAAAGCGATCAAAGGACTTACTCCTAATTTTTCATCCATCGACTTCGCTGATCGCAAGAGTGTTCTTGGCGCCGCAAAATTGTTTGAAGATACAGGTGTTGCAGCTTACAACGGCGCAGGTAAACTGATCAAAGACGTTAATTATTTGTTAGTAGCCGGTAAAATTGTTTCGGTTGAAGCAAGACACGCTTCTGCGATTGCCGACTTGATTAATCCGAATGCACTAGAATTTGCAGGTGGCCAGATTAACAATATGGGATTGGAAAATGCATTTTCTCCTTCCGTGATTTTGAGCGGCGTACAGCCATTTGTGATGGATAAAATTAGTGGAAAAAACCTGCCACGCTAA
- a CDS encoding ferritin-like domain-containing protein: MNIFRILDSIQQVDGDAAGRIAHTTRRMFMNRIGSTLATAAVPTAFAAVVNKAYGATPSVTDILNFALTLEYLEETFYFQANRMTNFIPAEYTLVFSQIERHETQHVEFLKAALGSAAVDRPQFDFTYGGAFPDAWTNFMTFITISAALEDTGVRAYKGQAGNLIGSPQILEYALQVHSVEARHASLVRRIIGHLKKDPMMKGWITQDKGFPEAVYKGMTPESNTVHAGLDAATLSGIGSISRDNVTEAFDEPLTMEEVLAIAGPFIKKMGM, from the coding sequence ATGAATATTTTTAGAATATTAGATAGCATTCAACAAGTTGACGGTGACGCTGCGGGCCGCATAGCGCATACAACCCGTCGCATGTTTATGAACCGCATTGGAAGCACTTTGGCCACAGCCGCTGTTCCCACTGCATTTGCTGCCGTTGTTAATAAAGCTTACGGCGCTACACCTTCAGTAACCGACATTCTTAACTTCGCATTAACACTCGAATATTTAGAAGAAACATTTTACTTTCAGGCTAACAGAATGACCAATTTTATTCCTGCGGAATATACTTTGGTATTCTCACAAATCGAAAGACACGAGACGCAACACGTAGAATTTCTGAAAGCTGCGCTGGGCAGTGCTGCTGTTGATCGTCCTCAGTTTGACTTCACTTATGGTGGCGCTTTCCCTGATGCATGGACTAATTTCATGACATTCATCACAATTTCAGCTGCATTGGAAGACACTGGTGTTCGTGCATACAAAGGACAAGCTGGTAACCTGATTGGTTCTCCTCAGATTTTGGAATATGCATTGCAGGTTCACTCTGTTGAGGCGCGTCACGCTTCATTGGTTAGAAGAATTATCGGTCACCTGAAAAAGGATCCGATGATGAAAGGTTGGATCACGCAAGATAAAGGCTTCCCGGAAGCAGTTTATAAGGGCATGACTCCTGAATCTAACACAGTTCACGCCGGACTTGATGCTGCAACACTTTCAGGAATTGGCTCTATTTCAAGAGACAATGTAACAGAAGCATTTGACGAACCTTTGACTATGGAAGAGGTTTTGGCAATAGCAGGACCATTTATCAAGAAAATGGGAATGTAA
- the hemA gene encoding glutamyl-tRNA reductase yields the protein MYNQFKSISLSHRNATLAIREQLALNEAEAKSMMLRLKDFFDVSDVLVVSTCNRTEIYYSASTDLNEEIIKMLLIQKGVSDLESFKAYFERFSKGENAVQHLFQVATGLQSQVVGDMQIPNQIKHAYQWSADLNMAGPFLHRLLHTIFFANKRVAQETFFRDGAASISYAAVELLEGLMPNPKVLIVGLGEIGADVCRNLAQKATTEVTIVNRSRDKSDKLADELGFRVADFSDIEAEISRADIIVSSIVRDEPFFSKEMMVRLRGMSFKYFIDLSVPRSVSPEVEEIPGVMLYTIDSIRSKADEALHRRLDAVPHVREIIDEAVLEFNDWSKEMIVSPTIQKLKGALEQIRKEELTRFTKNLSDSELEKVERITTSMMQKILKLPVLQLKAACKRGEAETLIDVLNDLFNLEKQSEKH from the coding sequence ATGTATAATCAGTTCAAATCAATAAGTTTATCACATCGGAATGCGACTCTGGCAATCAGGGAACAGCTTGCATTGAATGAGGCGGAGGCGAAAAGCATGATGCTCAGGCTGAAAGATTTCTTCGATGTTTCTGATGTCCTTGTTGTGTCCACATGCAACCGTACTGAAATATACTATTCAGCCTCAACCGATCTGAATGAGGAGATTATCAAAATGCTGTTAATCCAGAAAGGCGTATCCGATCTGGAATCTTTCAAAGCATATTTCGAGCGTTTTTCAAAAGGGGAAAATGCTGTTCAGCATTTGTTTCAGGTGGCAACAGGCTTGCAATCGCAGGTTGTGGGGGATATGCAGATTCCAAACCAAATCAAACACGCATATCAATGGTCGGCTGATCTTAACATGGCCGGGCCGTTCTTACACAGACTTTTACATACGATTTTCTTTGCCAATAAGCGCGTAGCGCAGGAGACATTTTTCCGTGACGGAGCTGCTTCCATTTCCTACGCTGCCGTAGAATTGCTGGAAGGCTTAATGCCAAATCCAAAAGTGCTGATCGTAGGATTGGGAGAAATTGGTGCGGACGTTTGCCGGAATCTGGCTCAAAAAGCAACTACCGAGGTTACGATCGTTAACCGTTCAAGGGATAAATCGGATAAGCTGGCAGACGAACTTGGTTTCCGCGTTGCTGACTTTTCTGACATTGAGGCGGAGATTTCAAGAGCTGACATTATCGTTTCCTCCATTGTTCGTGACGAGCCTTTCTTTTCCAAAGAAATGATGGTTCGCCTGCGTGGGATGTCATTCAAATATTTCATTGACCTTTCAGTGCCCCGCAGCGTTTCTCCGGAAGTGGAAGAAATCCCGGGCGTAATGCTTTATACAATTGATTCGATCCGTTCCAAAGCGGATGAGGCATTGCACCGCCGTCTGGATGCCGTGCCGCATGTGCGCGAGATTATCGACGAAGCAGTTCTTGAATTCAATGACTGGTCAAAAGAAATGATTGTTTCTCCGACCATTCAAAAATTAAAGGGCGCGTTGGAACAGATCAGAAAAGAAGAGCTGACACGTTTCACCAAAAACCTTTCAGATTCGGAGCTTGAAAAAGTAGAGCGCATCACTACAAGCATGATGCAGAAAATTCTTAAACTTCCCGTGCTGCAATTGAAAGCAGCCTGCAAAAGAGGGGAGGCAGAAACGCTTATAGACGTATTGAACGATCTGTTCAATCTTGAAAAACAATCGGAGAAACATTAA
- a CDS encoding sensor histidine kinase gives MISETQKQKPRFRLHPVAILNSQRLRRSLLDTYDKKSFYKYIIGIILLLLSIGSLFYTDKLVEELEQREEREVQLYAEGMRYVFNSPFDENFNVVFQVIQDAVNFYQIPVIYVNENNIPNPNKNIQFPANAGPAERERIIQDKLADMKLEHSPIPVDLGRGRTGNIYYSNSFLLTQLRYYPFLQLSVMLLIGYLAYLAFSSARKAEQNRVWVGLAKETAHQLGTPLSSLMAWVEYFRSDPTIDPSIAEEIEKDVIRLEMITTRFSNIGSVPTLKDEPVTEIVTNFISYLEKRVSSKVKFSVFNELADEQTALINKNLFEWVIENVCKNAVDAMGGIGEINVTLQAPPNTKEIWIDIADTGKGMSKANMNKIFNPGFSTKKRGWGLGLTLAKRIIENYHSGKLFVKSSEIGKGTTFRISLNANIIE, from the coding sequence ATGATTAGCGAAACTCAAAAGCAAAAGCCCCGTTTCCGTCTGCATCCCGTTGCCATTCTGAACAGTCAGCGCTTGCGCCGTTCGTTGCTGGACACGTATGATAAGAAAAGCTTTTACAAATACATTATCGGCATCATCCTGCTTCTATTAAGCATTGGTTCACTGTTTTATACCGATAAATTGGTGGAAGAGCTGGAACAACGTGAAGAGCGGGAAGTTCAGCTCTATGCGGAAGGAATGCGATATGTTTTCAACAGTCCGTTTGACGAAAATTTCAATGTGGTGTTTCAGGTGATCCAGGATGCGGTAAATTTTTATCAGATCCCTGTGATTTATGTAAATGAAAACAATATCCCAAACCCCAATAAGAACATTCAATTTCCTGCCAACGCCGGTCCCGCCGAACGCGAGCGGATCATTCAGGACAAGCTGGCCGACATGAAGCTCGAACATTCGCCTATTCCGGTTGATTTGGGAAGAGGGCGCACAGGCAACATTTATTATAGCAACTCATTCTTGCTCACGCAATTACGCTATTATCCGTTTTTGCAGCTTTCCGTGATGCTTCTGATAGGATATCTCGCATATCTGGCATTCAGTTCGGCGCGTAAGGCGGAACAGAACCGGGTTTGGGTTGGTCTGGCCAAGGAAACGGCCCACCAGCTTGGAACACCGCTTTCGTCGTTAATGGCCTGGGTTGAGTATTTCAGGAGTGACCCCACCATTGACCCTTCTATTGCCGAGGAAATTGAAAAGGACGTAATCCGGCTTGAAATGATCACCACACGCTTTTCCAACATTGGCTCTGTTCCCACATTAAAGGATGAACCGGTGACCGAGATTGTGACGAATTTTATTAGTTATCTCGAAAAGCGTGTTTCGTCCAAAGTCAAATTTTCTGTCTTTAATGAGCTTGCCGACGAGCAAACGGCATTAATTAATAAAAACCTGTTTGAATGGGTGATTGAAAACGTTTGTAAAAACGCGGTGGATGCGATGGGTGGAATTGGCGAAATTAACGTAACGCTTCAGGCGCCGCCCAATACGAAGGAAATCTGGATTGACATTGCCGATACGGGAAAAGGAATGAGCAAGGCCAATATGAATAAAATCTTCAATCCGGGATTCAGCACCAAAAAACGCGGCTGGGGATTGGGATTAACATTGGCAAAAAGAATTATTGAAAACTATCACTCCGGAAAGCTTTTTGTAAAAAGCTCGGAAATTGGCAAAGGAACAACTTTCAGGATCTCGCTGAATGCGAACATTATTGAATAA
- a CDS encoding acyl transferase, whose protein sequence is MELQNNKSQTEKRQALRERILHLQPTDFERLAMDIFRYQARYNPVYNQYISYLNINPELVTRLTHIPFLPVQFFKNHIIKSVGSPGDGSPVASAIFQSSGTTGQQTSQHHLFDETLYKTVSARIFQENFGDLKQFHILALLPSYLERNNSSLVYMMQHFIAESQSELSGFYLKNVEELLQTLTFLSSNPDGRKVLLLGVTFALLDLAESAYDLSFLSKIKELTVMDTGGMKGRRQELLREEVHDVLTGRLFVDKIHSEYGMTEMLSQGYSHGSGLLLPGFSMRILLRDINDPFAIYDQNITKSKTGGINVIDLANLDSCSFIETQDLGRFGETEGSFYVMGRFDNSDIRGCNLMVI, encoded by the coding sequence TTGGAACTTCAAAACAACAAATCACAAACCGAAAAAAGGCAGGCATTACGCGAGCGAATCCTGCATTTACAACCCACTGATTTTGAGCGGCTGGCAATGGATATTTTCCGTTATCAGGCACGCTATAATCCAGTTTACAACCAATATATCAGCTACCTGAACATTAACCCGGAGCTGGTAACCCGACTGACCCATATCCCGTTCCTACCCGTTCAGTTTTTCAAAAACCATATTATTAAAAGTGTCGGATCGCCGGGCGACGGATCACCTGTTGCATCTGCAATTTTTCAAAGCAGCGGAACAACCGGGCAACAAACAAGCCAGCACCATTTGTTCGATGAGACATTATATAAGACCGTCTCAGCGCGCATTTTTCAGGAAAATTTTGGTGATCTGAAACAGTTCCATATTCTGGCGCTGCTTCCATCATATCTTGAACGAAACAACTCTTCGCTCGTGTATATGATGCAACATTTTATTGCTGAAAGTCAGTCAGAATTGTCAGGTTTTTATCTTAAAAATGTGGAAGAACTGCTCCAAACGCTCACTTTCTTGTCCAGCAACCCGGATGGCAGAAAGGTTCTCCTGCTTGGCGTCACATTTGCGCTGCTTGACCTTGCTGAAAGCGCATATGATTTGTCGTTTTTGAGTAAAATAAAAGAACTTACGGTAATGGATACGGGCGGGATGAAAGGGCGCAGACAGGAGCTTTTGAGGGAAGAGGTGCACGATGTACTTACCGGCAGGTTATTTGTCGATAAAATTCATTCGGAATATGGCATGACCGAAATGCTTTCACAAGGTTATTCACACGGCTCAGGATTGCTCTTGCCGGGTTTTTCCATGCGGATCCTGCTCCGCGATATCAACGATCCATTTGCCATTTACGACCAAAACATTACCAAATCCAAAACCGGCGGCATCAATGTGATCGACCTCGCAAACCTCGACAGCTGCTCATTCATAGAAACCCAGGACCTGGGCAGATTTGGCGAAACGGAAGGTTCGTTTTACGTGATGGGGCGCTTTGATAATTCTGACATCCGCGGTTGCAATTTAATGGTAATATAA
- a CDS encoding gluconate 2-dehydrogenase subunit 3 family protein encodes MKRRDALGRVALLMGGALSAPTMLAFLESCKKASDTATGITFPFTPERQALIAEVTEIIIPKTDTPGAKDAKVGEFIEKMMKDCYSEPEQKSFNKGLEELEKKDFMKATPQEQTKILTEMEKASKDDLAKADTEKKKYTEAGKEYTDAPVPFFRLLKELTLLGYFTSEQGATQALEYVAVPGRYDGCIDYKPGQKAWAL; translated from the coding sequence ATGAAAAGACGTGATGCCCTTGGTCGTGTGGCACTTTTAATGGGTGGCGCACTCTCAGCTCCCACGATGCTGGCTTTTCTGGAAAGCTGCAAGAAAGCTTCGGATACTGCTACCGGAATTACATTTCCGTTTACCCCGGAACGGCAGGCGCTGATTGCAGAGGTTACCGAGATCATTATTCCAAAAACAGACACACCAGGAGCGAAGGATGCAAAAGTGGGTGAGTTTATTGAAAAGATGATGAAGGATTGCTATTCTGAACCCGAGCAGAAAAGTTTCAATAAAGGATTGGAGGAGTTGGAAAAGAAAGATTTCATGAAAGCCACGCCACAGGAACAAACCAAGATCCTGACGGAAATGGAAAAAGCTTCAAAAGACGATTTGGCCAAAGCGGACACCGAAAAGAAAAAGTATACCGAAGCCGGAAAAGAATACACCGACGCACCTGTGCCATTCTTCCGTCTGCTGAAAGAACTGACCCTTTTAGGCTATTTTACCTCAGAGCAGGGAGCCACGCAAGCACTCGAATATGTGGCAGTTCCAGGGCGTTATGACGGTTGCATTGATTATAAACCGGGGCAGAAAGCCTGGGCATTGTAA
- a CDS encoding FAD-dependent oxidoreductase: MNLNIKAAKQTTYDAIVVGSGISGGWAAKELTEKGLKVVMLERGRDIKHITDYKTATLAPWEFEHRGRVTTIAKEQYWAGIRTGYTANEEWAYLFENDKENQYEETRKFDWIRAYHVGGRSLLWGRQSYRLNPMDFEANAKDGIAVDWPIRYKDIAPWYDYVEKFAGISGAKDGLDVLPDGNYLPPMQMNCVEKHVKGEVEKKFAGRHIIMGRAAHLTQPQAFHTELGRAACQFRNMCMRGCPYGAYFSTQSATLPAAQRTGNLTLVPDSIVSEVIYDDKLGKVTGVRVINQNTLETKEYYAKIIFMNASAIASASILMNSKSKRFPNGLGNESDQLGRNIMDHHLAVGARADVDGFEDKYYFGRRANGIYIPRYRNWGDDKRDYIRGFGYQGGASRESWGRGVGTDGFGADFKKSLSEPGGWNMNIQGFGEMIADEKNRFTLHPTKKDKWGLPLVVFDAAYGENEKKMRVDMMNDAAEMLEAAGLKNVTPYIDDSKHPGIGIHEMGTARMGNDPKTSVLNKNNQVWGAENVYVTDGAFMTSASCVNPSLTYMAMTARAADHAVKELKKMNV, from the coding sequence ATGAATTTGAACATAAAAGCAGCGAAACAAACCACATACGACGCAATCGTGGTTGGATCGGGCATCAGCGGCGGCTGGGCAGCTAAGGAATTGACAGAAAAAGGCTTGAAAGTGGTTATGCTCGAAAGAGGCCGCGACATTAAGCACATTACCGATTACAAAACCGCAACCCTGGCTCCGTGGGAATTTGAGCACAGAGGCCGCGTTACCACCATTGCCAAAGAACAATATTGGGCCGGGATCAGGACAGGTTATACAGCCAATGAAGAATGGGCATATCTGTTTGAAAACGATAAGGAGAACCAATACGAAGAAACCCGCAAGTTTGACTGGATCCGTGCCTATCACGTAGGCGGGCGCTCGCTGCTGTGGGGACGCCAGAGCTATCGCCTCAACCCGATGGATTTTGAAGCGAACGCTAAAGATGGCATTGCAGTAGACTGGCCGATCCGATATAAAGACATTGCGCCATGGTATGATTACGTAGAAAAATTTGCGGGGATCAGCGGTGCAAAAGATGGTCTGGATGTATTACCGGACGGAAATTACCTGCCGCCAATGCAAATGAACTGTGTTGAAAAACACGTAAAAGGCGAAGTAGAGAAGAAATTCGCAGGCCGTCACATCATTATGGGACGCGCTGCCCACCTTACACAACCACAGGCTTTCCACACAGAATTGGGACGCGCTGCTTGTCAGTTCCGTAACATGTGTATGCGCGGATGCCCATATGGAGCGTATTTCAGCACACAATCGGCTACGCTTCCTGCCGCGCAGAGAACAGGTAACCTTACATTGGTGCCCGATTCGATCGTCTCAGAAGTGATTTACGATGATAAGTTAGGCAAAGTGACAGGCGTTCGTGTGATCAACCAGAACACATTGGAAACCAAAGAATACTACGCGAAGATCATTTTCATGAATGCTTCGGCTATTGCATCGGCATCCATTTTAATGAACTCCAAGTCGAAACGCTTCCCGAACGGTCTGGGTAACGAAAGCGACCAGCTTGGCCGTAACATTATGGATCACCATTTGGCAGTTGGCGCAAGAGCGGACGTAGATGGTTTTGAAGACAAATATTATTTCGGAAGACGGGCAAACGGGATCTACATTCCACGTTACCGCAACTGGGGCGACGACAAGCGCGATTATATCCGCGGGTTTGGTTACCAGGGAGGCGCAAGTCGCGAAAGCTGGGGACGCGGCGTGGGAACGGATGGTTTCGGTGCTGATTTCAAGAAGTCACTTTCGGAACCGGGCGGATGGAATATGAACATTCAGGGTTTTGGTGAAATGATCGCTGACGAGAAAAACCGGTTTACATTGCACCCGACCAAAAAAGACAAATGGGGACTTCCACTTGTTGTTTTTGATGCGGCATACGGTGAAAACGAAAAGAAAATGCGCGTGGATATGATGAATGACGCGGCGGAAATGCTGGAAGCGGCAGGTCTGAAAAACGTAACGCCATACATTGACGATTCAAAACACCCGGGCATTGGTATCCACGAAATGGGAACTGCCAGAATGGGTAATGATCCAAAAACATCAGTTTTGAATAAGAACAACCAGGTTTGGGGCGCGGAGAATGTGTATGTTACGGACGGCGCATTCATGACGTCGGCATCTTGTGTAAACCCGTCGCTTACTTACATGGCGATGACGGCACGTGCAGCTGATCACGCCGTGAAGGAGCTTAAAAAGATGAACGTTTAG
- a CDS encoding acyltransferase family protein — MKEYIPAPKRVSSIDAYRGFVMFLMMAEVLRLGKVAEAFPGSAFWAFLDFHQSHVEWVGCSLHDMIQPSFSFLVGVALPYSIASRASKEQSTAIMWLHTFRRSLTLILLGIFLRSMHSEQTNFTFEDTLTQIGLGYPILFALGFTGERTQWGALAGILLAYGLAFALYSLPGPYFDWSETGNVANWEHNLKGFAAHWNKNTNTAWAFDRWFLNLFPRPEPFRFNGGGYSTLSFIPTLGTMILGLIAGKWLKSAPSATWLLKRLAITAAILLALALILNFTGLNPIVKRIWTPAWTLFSGGICMLFLAGFYFLVDVNQKQKFFFPLIVIGTNSIVAYVMAETIVSFIDSSFRINVSQQYDMVLGQHYQPIVRGAIILLVEWAILYWLYARKIFVRI; from the coding sequence TTGAAAGAGTATATACCTGCTCCAAAACGTGTTTCATCCATTGATGCTTACCGTGGATTTGTAATGTTCCTGATGATGGCCGAAGTGCTCCGATTGGGAAAAGTTGCGGAAGCCTTTCCAGGCAGTGCTTTTTGGGCATTTCTGGATTTTCATCAGAGTCATGTAGAATGGGTGGGTTGCTCGCTGCATGACATGATCCAGCCATCGTTTTCATTCTTGGTCGGAGTGGCCCTTCCCTACTCTATTGCCAGCCGTGCCAGTAAAGAACAAAGTACAGCCATAATGTGGCTGCACACGTTCAGGAGATCGCTTACTTTGATTTTGTTGGGTATTTTCCTGCGCTCCATGCATAGCGAACAGACCAATTTCACCTTTGAAGATACATTAACACAGATTGGGCTGGGTTACCCAATACTTTTTGCACTTGGTTTTACTGGCGAACGTACGCAATGGGGCGCATTAGCAGGAATTTTATTGGCTTATGGTCTCGCATTCGCATTATACAGCTTGCCTGGTCCTTATTTCGATTGGTCTGAAACCGGCAACGTGGCCAACTGGGAGCATAACCTGAAAGGATTTGCAGCACATTGGAATAAAAATACAAACACCGCCTGGGCATTTGACCGCTGGTTCCTCAACTTATTTCCACGTCCCGAGCCGTTCCGGTTTAACGGAGGTGGATATAGTACGCTAAGTTTCATTCCGACATTAGGAACAATGATACTCGGTCTCATAGCCGGTAAATGGCTCAAATCTGCGCCTTCCGCCACTTGGCTGCTCAAACGCCTCGCTATTACGGCGGCTATCCTTTTGGCGCTTGCACTTATCCTGAATTTCACCGGCCTAAACCCAATCGTGAAAAGGATCTGGACACCCGCCTGGACATTGTTCAGCGGCGGAATTTGTATGTTGTTCCTGGCCGGGTTTTATTTCCTTGTTGATGTCAATCAAAAACAAAAATTCTTTTTCCCGCTCATTGTCATTGGTACAAACTCGATCGTGGCATATGTAATGGCAGAAACTATCGTCAGTTTCATCGACAGCTCATTCCGTATCAACGTAAGCCAGCAATATGATATGGTTTTGGGTCAGCATTATCAGCCAATTGTTCGCGGCGCTATTATTTTGCTGGTGGAATGGGCGATCCTCTATTGGCTTTATGCAAGAAAGATATTTGTAAGAATTTAA
- the gloA2 gene encoding SMU1112c/YaeR family gloxylase I-like metalloprotein: MQLLKAVHHIAIICSDYDKSKHFYTAILGFEIEREVFREERNSYKLDLSLNGQYIIELFSFPDPPKRPSRPESTGLRHIAFQVDDIELAIAQLRKKRIETEAIRVDEFTGKKFTFFADPDDLPIELYEI; this comes from the coding sequence ATGCAATTACTGAAAGCCGTTCACCACATTGCCATCATTTGTTCCGATTACGACAAATCGAAGCACTTTTATACAGCGATTTTAGGATTTGAAATTGAAAGGGAAGTTTTTCGGGAAGAGAGAAACTCCTACAAGCTGGATCTCTCGCTGAACGGACAATACATTATTGAGCTTTTCTCTTTTCCTGATCCGCCAAAGCGTCCGTCCAGACCTGAGTCCACCGGTTTAAGGCACATTGCTTTTCAAGTGGATGATATTGAACTGGCAATTGCACAGTTGCGAAAAAAACGTATTGAAACAGAGGCAATAAGAGTAGACGAGTTCACCGGTAAAAAATTCACATTCTTTGCCGACCCCGATGATTTGCCGATTGAATTGTATGAAATTTAG